A portion of the Luteibaculum oceani genome contains these proteins:
- the dnaE gene encoding DNA polymerase III subunit alpha, with translation MDVLLMFNSRPTMFLIYDTETTGKALSFQESYKNTDNWPRLVQLAWQLHNENGELVEVKNYIVKPDGFTIPFNAQQIHGISTERAERQGMPLEFVLDEFNKAVEKSEFSVGHNVEFDINVMLCEFFRLEKETKLGELKIADTMKDTDNYCQIPGGKGGKFKWPKLEELHHKLFGEGFDAAHNAAADVEATARCFLELLRRDDFPKPYLDLPTDFFENFKSKNPQPIKAIGLNIEPYLPDDVEFDDIEEESKSKGPSKTEIKENKALLSDVPFSHLHNHSQFSVLQSTTEIKALVDRAVQYKMPAVALSDHGNMMAGFQFVETINAKNKEIEKKIAEAAEAGEETDLKPLKAILGVELNLCKDHKNKEFKDNGYPTVLLAKNKNGFHNLAKLASLANTEGFYYLPRIDKKLLEQYKNDVILLSGGLNSEIPHLILNVGENQAEEAFCYYKDLFGDDFYVELLRHGQVEEDKANEVLLRFCEKHGVKYIAANNTYYLEKKNAEAHEILLCVKDGERMSTPVGKGRGFRFGLPNQEYYFKSPEEMKSIFIDLPEAISNTNEIVEKIEPYTLSRSVLLPKFAIPEEFIDPEDDKDGGNRGENAYLRHLTYEGAKKRYGEITDEIRERLDFELATIANTGYPGYFLIVQDFTNQARKMGVSVGPGRGSAAGSAVAYCIGITNVDPIKYDLLFERFLNPDRVSMPDIDIDFDDEGRGKIIDWVIDKYGANQVAQIITYGSMAAKSAIRDTARVLELPLPDADRIAKLIPDNCKLGFLLNAEEKALKEKIRSDDMERALQFRKLAEGKDLTAKTINQAKVLEGSVRNTGVHACGVIITPEDITNFVPVATAKDSDLRVTQFDNAVVEDAGLLKMDFLGLKTLTIINHAIDNVKERHGVEIVPDDIPLDDPKTYELFQRGETVAIFQYESPGMQKHLKALKPDQFADLIAMNALYRPGPLQYIPNFIARKHGKEEITYDLDAMEEFLKETYGITVYQEQVMLLSQKLAGFTKGEADTLRKAMGKKKKDVLDKMKPKFLEGCEKNGHARDICEKVWKDWEAFASYAFNKSHSTCYAYVAFHTAYLKAHYPAEFMASVLSNNMNDIKTVTFFMEECRRMKSPVLGPDVNESGYHFKVNDKGEIRFGMGAIKGVGGSAVNAIVEERLENGPYKDVFDFFKRINYKLINKKTLEGLVLAGALDGFSECHRSTYFHENNNGTNYLDTLVRFGQSYQESKDAPPDLFGNASEVSIQNPPIPEIEPWNELYRLNREKEVVGIYISGHPLDIYKHEIAFFKNTDIVELSAPENIRKSEIRIIGMITSVAEFRDKKGNPFGRFTLEDYSGAHEFLVFRDEYKKLRPELIPNTFVYARCIITTLRWRNDAKEVKIQKMAALENVLREETKEILIKTELSSINEEFIENIEGIVQDQKGNLNLKIKVFDPSSKIELEMMSKTIKIESNSEILDRLAQIDNISFQLN, from the coding sequence CCAGACCGACCATGTTTTTAATTTACGATACCGAAACTACCGGGAAAGCACTTTCATTTCAGGAGTCTTATAAAAACACCGACAACTGGCCAAGACTGGTACAGTTGGCTTGGCAGCTCCACAATGAAAACGGTGAGTTAGTGGAGGTTAAAAACTACATTGTTAAACCCGATGGTTTTACCATCCCCTTTAATGCCCAGCAAATTCATGGCATAAGCACCGAAAGGGCGGAACGCCAGGGTATGCCTCTGGAATTCGTTCTGGATGAATTTAACAAGGCCGTAGAAAAGTCGGAATTTTCAGTGGGTCACAACGTTGAGTTTGATATCAATGTTATGCTTTGTGAGTTTTTCCGTTTGGAAAAAGAAACCAAGCTGGGGGAATTAAAGATTGCCGACACCATGAAGGATACCGACAATTATTGTCAGATTCCTGGTGGTAAGGGTGGAAAATTTAAATGGCCAAAACTCGAAGAGCTACATCATAAATTATTTGGTGAGGGATTTGATGCTGCACATAACGCTGCAGCCGATGTTGAAGCCACCGCTCGCTGTTTTCTGGAGTTGTTAAGACGCGATGATTTCCCCAAACCCTATTTAGATCTTCCCACGGATTTCTTCGAAAATTTTAAATCTAAGAATCCACAGCCCATAAAGGCTATTGGATTAAACATCGAACCCTACCTCCCTGACGATGTTGAGTTTGATGATATTGAAGAAGAATCCAAATCTAAAGGGCCCAGTAAAACGGAAATAAAGGAAAATAAAGCCCTGCTTTCAGATGTTCCCTTTTCTCATCTTCACAATCACAGTCAATTTTCGGTTCTGCAATCCACCACAGAAATAAAAGCATTGGTGGACAGAGCAGTTCAATATAAAATGCCCGCGGTTGCCTTAAGTGATCATGGAAATATGATGGCGGGATTTCAGTTTGTAGAAACCATTAACGCCAAAAACAAGGAAATTGAAAAGAAAATTGCAGAAGCAGCTGAAGCGGGAGAAGAAACAGATTTAAAACCGCTTAAGGCTATCCTTGGAGTAGAACTTAATCTTTGTAAAGACCATAAAAACAAGGAGTTTAAAGACAACGGATACCCCACGGTACTACTCGCAAAAAATAAAAACGGTTTCCATAACCTAGCCAAGTTGGCTTCCCTTGCCAACACAGAAGGATTCTATTACCTGCCTAGAATAGACAAAAAGCTCCTAGAACAATATAAAAATGATGTAATCCTATTATCTGGTGGGTTAAATTCTGAAATACCCCATTTAATCTTAAACGTCGGTGAAAACCAGGCGGAAGAGGCCTTTTGCTACTACAAAGATTTATTTGGAGATGATTTTTACGTTGAACTGCTTCGGCATGGCCAGGTAGAAGAAGACAAAGCCAATGAAGTTCTGCTGCGGTTTTGCGAAAAACATGGGGTTAAATATATCGCAGCTAATAACACCTACTACCTAGAGAAGAAAAATGCCGAAGCCCATGAAATTTTACTGTGTGTAAAAGATGGTGAACGCATGAGCACTCCAGTAGGTAAGGGACGTGGATTTAGATTCGGACTTCCTAATCAAGAATATTATTTCAAGTCGCCAGAGGAAATGAAATCCATTTTCATAGATCTTCCGGAGGCAATAAGTAACACCAACGAGATAGTAGAAAAAATTGAGCCCTACACGCTATCCAGAAGTGTATTGCTCCCCAAATTTGCCATTCCCGAGGAGTTTATAGATCCTGAAGATGATAAGGACGGAGGAAATAGAGGTGAAAATGCCTATTTAAGGCACCTAACTTACGAGGGAGCAAAAAAACGCTACGGTGAAATTACCGACGAAATCCGAGAAAGACTGGATTTTGAGCTTGCTACGATTGCCAACACTGGATACCCCGGTTACTTTTTAATTGTTCAGGATTTCACCAACCAAGCAAGAAAAATGGGTGTATCAGTTGGTCCGGGACGTGGATCTGCTGCGGGGTCAGCCGTAGCCTACTGTATTGGTATCACGAACGTAGACCCTATCAAGTACGATCTCCTATTTGAGCGTTTCTTAAATCCTGATCGTGTATCCATGCCCGATATCGATATTGACTTTGACGATGAAGGTAGAGGTAAAATTATCGACTGGGTAATTGATAAGTATGGAGCAAACCAGGTGGCTCAAATTATCACCTATGGATCTATGGCGGCAAAATCGGCCATTAGAGATACTGCCAGAGTACTTGAATTGCCACTTCCGGATGCCGATCGCATTGCTAAGCTAATTCCCGATAACTGTAAACTTGGTTTCCTTCTTAATGCCGAGGAAAAGGCACTTAAAGAAAAAATCAGAAGTGACGATATGGAGCGGGCCCTGCAATTCAGAAAACTGGCTGAAGGAAAGGACTTAACCGCGAAAACTATCAACCAAGCAAAGGTTTTAGAGGGCTCGGTGAGAAACACCGGAGTACACGCCTGTGGGGTAATCATAACCCCAGAGGATATCACCAATTTTGTACCGGTTGCTACTGCAAAAGACTCAGATTTAAGGGTAACCCAGTTCGATAATGCCGTGGTGGAAGATGCTGGACTCCTTAAAATGGATTTCCTTGGGCTAAAGACGCTTACAATCATTAACCACGCCATAGATAATGTTAAGGAGCGCCATGGAGTGGAAATTGTTCCAGACGATATTCCCCTTGATGACCCCAAAACATATGAATTATTCCAACGAGGCGAAACCGTAGCCATATTCCAGTATGAATCTCCTGGAATGCAAAAGCACCTTAAAGCACTTAAACCGGATCAATTTGCCGATTTAATTGCTATGAACGCATTGTACCGGCCAGGTCCTCTTCAGTACATCCCCAACTTTATTGCTCGTAAACACGGAAAGGAAGAAATTACCTACGACCTGGATGCCATGGAAGAGTTTCTTAAGGAAACCTATGGAATTACCGTCTACCAGGAGCAAGTAATGCTTTTATCCCAAAAGCTTGCAGGATTTACAAAGGGTGAAGCAGATACCCTGCGTAAAGCAATGGGTAAAAAGAAAAAAGATGTTCTGGACAAGATGAAACCCAAGTTTCTCGAAGGTTGTGAGAAAAATGGGCATGCCAGAGATATCTGTGAGAAGGTTTGGAAAGACTGGGAAGCATTTGCGAGTTATGCATTCAACAAATCACACTCTACCTGTTATGCATATGTTGCCTTCCATACAGCATATTTAAAGGCCCACTACCCTGCCGAATTCATGGCGTCGGTACTTTCCAACAACATGAACGACATTAAGACGGTAACCTTCTTTATGGAGGAATGCCGTAGAATGAAGTCTCCTGTGCTTGGACCTGATGTAAACGAATCTGGTTACCACTTTAAAGTAAATGATAAGGGTGAAATTAGATTTGGAATGGGCGCCATAAAAGGTGTTGGTGGAAGTGCCGTAAATGCGATAGTTGAAGAACGATTAGAAAACGGACCCTATAAGGATGTTTTCGATTTCTTTAAGCGCATAAACTATAAACTCATCAACAAAAAGACGCTAGAAGGCCTAGTGCTTGCGGGTGCCTTAGATGGGTTTTCTGAATGCCACAGAAGCACCTATTTCCACGAAAACAACAACGGAACCAATTACCTCGACACCCTGGTTAGATTTGGGCAGTCTTACCAAGAATCTAAAGACGCACCACCAGATTTGTTTGGAAATGCGAGCGAAGTATCTATCCAAAATCCACCTATTCCCGAAATTGAACCTTGGAATGAACTCTATAGATTAAATAGGGAGAAGGAAGTGGTGGGAATCTACATCTCAGGGCATCCACTAGATATATACAAACACGAAATTGCCTTCTTTAAAAACACAGATATCGTAGAGCTTTCGGCTCCCGAAAACATTCGCAAAAGCGAAATAAGAATTATAGGAATGATTACCTCTGTGGCTGAATTTCGAGATAAGAAAGGTAATCCTTTTGGTCGCTTCACATTGGAAGATTATTCGGGGGCTCATGAATTCTTAGTCTTTAGAGATGAATACAAAAAGCTTAGACCAGAGTTAATTCCAAACACCTTTGTTTATGCCAGATGTATCATCACAACCTTGCGTTGGAGAAACGACGCCAAGGAAGTGAAGATTCAAAAAATGGCTGCATTGGAAAATGTACTCAGAGAAGAGACCAAGGAAATCTTAATTAAAACCGAGTTAAGCTCGATAAACGAGGAATTTATAGAAAACATTGAAGGTATTGTTCAGGACCAAAAGGGTAACCTAAATCTTAAGATTAAGGTATTTGACCCCTCCTCTAAAATAGAGCTAGAAATGATGAGTAAAACGATTAAGATAGAGTCAAACTCTGAAATTTTGGATAGACTAGCCCAGATTGATAATATTAGTTTTCAGTTAAACTAA
- a CDS encoding GSCFA domain-containing protein, with product MKFRSNFDFQYPGSPLGYTSSIDLMGSCFTERIGTKLHQARFDVENGHFGTLFNPVSIFQLIEIALDDIPFSPELICEKDGSFVHYLSHSQINGAKPEDLLANLNSARSNLKKRLLAADKLVLTFGSAFAYRLISSGVLVANCHKQANGNFKKELLSVNFIVEQGIGVLSKLKELNPKLEIIITVSPVKHLRDGVVNNKLSKSILRLVCHELESAIKGVCYLPVLEWVEDDLRDYRFYGADLAHPNEMAEQYIWEQFLSSCFTVETIQQIGQVFRLNGKIAALSKTAIQKYEKEINTVNTWVARPFSLTEN from the coding sequence ATGAAGTTTAGGTCTAATTTCGATTTTCAATACCCTGGAAGTCCTCTTGGCTACACAAGCAGTATCGATTTAATGGGGTCATGTTTTACGGAGCGTATTGGCACAAAGCTCCATCAGGCGAGGTTTGATGTGGAAAATGGTCATTTCGGTACGCTCTTTAACCCCGTATCTATTTTCCAGTTAATTGAAATTGCATTAGATGATATCCCTTTTTCCCCTGAGCTCATTTGTGAAAAAGATGGGAGCTTCGTTCACTATCTCTCTCATAGCCAGATTAATGGTGCTAAGCCAGAGGATTTATTAGCCAACTTAAACTCGGCTAGGAGTAATTTGAAAAAAAGACTTCTGGCTGCAGATAAATTGGTTTTAACCTTTGGAAGTGCTTTTGCCTACAGGCTAATATCTTCAGGGGTTCTGGTGGCGAATTGTCATAAACAAGCGAACGGAAACTTCAAAAAGGAGTTGTTATCCGTGAATTTCATTGTAGAACAGGGTATTGGGGTACTCTCAAAATTGAAAGAATTAAATCCAAAATTGGAGATAATTATTACTGTTAGCCCCGTAAAACACCTTAGAGATGGTGTTGTAAATAACAAACTTTCCAAGTCTATATTGCGACTGGTTTGCCACGAATTAGAAAGTGCGATAAAAGGAGTTTGTTATTTACCCGTTTTGGAATGGGTGGAGGATGACCTTCGGGATTATCGATTCTACGGAGCCGATTTAGCCCATCCAAATGAAATGGCCGAGCAGTACATTTGGGAGCAGTTTTTATCTTCCTGTTTTACCGTTGAAACTATTCAACAAATTGGTCAAGTATTTCGCCTAAATGGAAAAATAGCTGCCTTGAGTAAGACAGCTATCCAGAAGTATGAAAAGGAAATTAATACCGTGAATACCTGGGTTGCACGACCTTTTAGTTTAACTGAAAACTAA
- a CDS encoding PKD domain-containing protein — protein sequence MFRWLFWKDACNFLDIKLFFSVSFLLFAFNISAQLVANFEAQSGYVKPDGSGIVVCKPDEVTFKSTSTFNGNPITFGDPDYKYEWIIQPNPIVQTQESPSQPFTQVGSFNVQLKITHKPSGASETIVKSGYVEVVEKPKVDFEIANNEGCIPLDVVLTDKTVLSGPISATYEWVISGAGSGSGTNPTIVVNQTGLFNVSLVVTDEYGCRGDLNKPSLVNAKPQPKAGFTVDNAFACKPPLDFTLTATETDPNFNYTWSITGFPNQNGRQISGSIGTPGSYDVSLLVDGQYNCRAESSESGLLVISELDPFFEVNQTICPGGIANFKFRGKDAETFSWNFGDGGISDKESPNYRYTTPGTYNACLTVTGNNNRCDSTFCLPITVEDISAEFELPEINPCQVPQDLTFDVGNSKIPDGSTVVWTVNGGQSKSGNQVTYTFDQYRRYRIRLVITSPSGCVRAVEKEFKLTPIQVFLNVQDLDGCAPHLVNANDISNYGGVNVVKREWIIRKMPSGNIIFTTNTPNDPNLQHTIAEHGDYELIMLIELENGCTSGVTRDIQVGIKPTAEFNFFPQDTCAQELTLFRDTSYVLLDGVKRYDLIDSWFWVMGEGTFNEQHPEVRHTQKFSDTLNGLPEGHMGPGNMGRFDAELIVSYNGCRDTLKKFEIYGKWGPVMGTIALSQPCGSDTAYVMINSAGWTQRTWSINFTDPSKNDTIIIEQFPSYKDTVYNGMVVDALTHSQRTVTTDTLKIYAPAPEGFVGSVTVTAVNNAFNSANGCEVTNFIARGKSLTEVVIIPDELCYQGFSGKNSVFLESMPGWRNHKWFVEREGVLTYLDQNKSYTYTPPAGKDSTFEETIVVVFAYNSVCPDTVRRKITWKVPKVDVELESGDLIACAGNQIDVKATKSPGTNITKWEWILFNTGPNPRVAIDTIFEQDPGPIAFENKGTYFLYMKATDAEFCPTPQDLGFNITIRNPDINFSVDKVGYCKGEELKLTNNTNFEEDLDYKWFINGVNFSNDSAPSLVLTQVDTFDIKCIGFNATCVDSLERKNAISVDPIPSFAITTDSNFTNCPPLITEFSADFVEPYSGYIYKWDLGVGGSTLDTTIGFYDKPGTYDVSLIVTTPNGCSDTITVPEMIEIEGPFADSISVSDDAFCANDTFQLTVHGAINTQLYSWNFGDGISQQITPPDSTVKYAYDRGYSDPITVTLFLINGTCKVPYQKELIVDELTAFIEPLPVDTFCSVPQTLQFVSISQGANISNVEWDYDKQGFGPSDTKTYTDYGTFTTTLRVSDDATGCSDIDSIQLWIFEKPPLVVSPNDTLCFGETAVLKATGAMKYSWNPVLDLTDVSGNKDSSEVEVDPPTSREYTVTGIDTLTKCVIDKSVKIFRDSTFIDFNPVYSDTCQKATIGINYSANPPYVGNTIWDISGENHDFQTTNAITAFSAGSPDTIYFELSGYDKHPRCIQTKTKSVVIYPEPEVSIIADTVLCDGNSIVLFSSGGDTVRWDVNPPIMTLPSAHNPNITPTNTAIYTVTVTDTLAFCESDTAVEVFIDKSKADVVLTRIDTCGSGRVQFSDLGSIGVQFVMDWGNGVVDSLPGGISNEMLYSNVGVYNQMFIARDNPYFKTHCQDTLKWRYEVYDLPVAIAETPDPIICNYDTIQLTGKGGILYAWSPSESLSDTSVAKPLAFPDFNTQYQLIVTDVNNCRDTTTVEVDVVPEFIIDPKQQSDTINIGDFILLSFDVVDSLSLAHYDANINWVNTYAIDCATCRENNAQPLKTSDYTITVIDEPHGCYPKQFSFEIFVKEEYQMDIPSGFTPNNDDVNDRIFVRGLGIKELENFTIYNRWGEVVYQSSDLNEGWDGFYKGKVQNDETYVYQATVRYYNETTESKRGYITILK from the coding sequence ATGTTTAGATGGCTATTCTGGAAAGATGCATGTAATTTTTTAGATATCAAGTTATTTTTTTCAGTTTCCTTTTTACTTTTTGCATTTAATATATCAGCACAGTTGGTTGCTAACTTCGAGGCGCAAAGTGGATATGTTAAACCCGACGGCTCTGGAATAGTGGTTTGTAAACCCGATGAAGTTACATTTAAGAGTACATCTACATTTAATGGAAACCCTATAACCTTTGGGGATCCAGATTATAAATATGAGTGGATTATACAACCTAATCCCATTGTTCAAACGCAAGAGTCTCCCTCTCAGCCCTTTACTCAAGTTGGTAGTTTTAATGTTCAATTAAAAATCACACATAAACCGTCTGGTGCTTCCGAAACTATTGTTAAAAGTGGATATGTAGAGGTAGTGGAAAAACCCAAAGTGGATTTTGAAATTGCGAATAACGAGGGATGTATACCTCTGGATGTGGTATTAACCGATAAAACTGTCTTATCCGGTCCCATTTCAGCCACCTATGAGTGGGTTATTTCAGGTGCTGGATCGGGTTCCGGAACCAATCCTACCATTGTGGTTAACCAAACTGGATTATTTAATGTTTCCCTGGTTGTTACTGATGAATATGGTTGTAGGGGAGACTTAAATAAACCCTCTCTCGTAAATGCCAAGCCGCAACCTAAGGCTGGTTTTACGGTTGATAATGCCTTTGCTTGTAAACCACCATTAGATTTCACCCTAACTGCAACCGAAACCGACCCGAATTTCAATTATACCTGGTCTATTACTGGATTTCCGAATCAAAACGGCAGACAAATTTCTGGTTCTATTGGTACTCCCGGAAGTTATGATGTGTCTCTTTTGGTCGATGGCCAATATAACTGTAGAGCGGAAAGTTCCGAAAGTGGTTTGTTGGTAATTTCAGAACTAGACCCATTCTTCGAAGTTAACCAAACCATTTGTCCAGGAGGAATAGCCAATTTTAAGTTTAGAGGTAAGGATGCAGAAACCTTTAGTTGGAATTTTGGTGATGGAGGAATTTCAGATAAGGAATCTCCAAATTACCGCTATACAACACCTGGAACTTACAACGCCTGTTTAACGGTAACAGGAAATAATAACCGTTGTGATAGCACATTTTGTTTACCCATAACGGTTGAAGACATAAGCGCGGAGTTTGAACTTCCAGAGATAAATCCATGTCAGGTACCTCAAGATTTAACCTTCGACGTGGGGAACTCCAAAATTCCAGATGGATCTACAGTAGTTTGGACTGTTAACGGTGGACAATCCAAATCCGGAAATCAGGTAACCTACACATTCGATCAGTATAGAAGATATAGGATACGATTGGTTATTACCTCGCCTTCTGGTTGTGTTAGGGCAGTGGAGAAAGAATTCAAGTTAACACCTATCCAAGTATTCTTGAACGTACAGGATTTAGATGGCTGTGCTCCACATCTTGTAAATGCCAATGATATTAGTAATTACGGAGGGGTAAATGTGGTAAAACGGGAATGGATCATAAGAAAGATGCCTTCCGGTAACATTATTTTCACCACAAATACACCTAATGATCCCAATTTACAGCATACAATAGCAGAGCATGGAGATTACGAGTTAATCATGCTTATTGAGCTGGAGAATGGGTGTACTTCAGGTGTAACTAGAGATATTCAGGTAGGTATTAAGCCTACGGCGGAGTTTAATTTTTTTCCTCAGGATACCTGTGCTCAAGAACTAACTTTATTTAGGGATACATCGTACGTACTACTCGATGGAGTGAAGCGCTACGATTTGATTGATTCCTGGTTCTGGGTAATGGGTGAAGGAACATTTAATGAGCAGCATCCAGAGGTTAGGCATACTCAAAAGTTTAGCGATACATTAAATGGTTTGCCAGAGGGTCATATGGGACCCGGAAATATGGGGAGATTCGATGCTGAGTTGATTGTTTCTTACAACGGATGTAGGGATACGCTCAAAAAGTTTGAAATTTATGGTAAATGGGGACCTGTAATGGGAACCATTGCTCTCTCGCAGCCATGTGGATCTGATACGGCTTATGTTATGATCAATTCAGCTGGTTGGACTCAGCGAACATGGTCTATTAATTTTACGGATCCTTCCAAAAATGATACAATCATTATTGAGCAGTTTCCCAGTTACAAGGATACGGTATACAACGGAATGGTGGTCGATGCCTTAACTCATTCTCAGCGTACGGTAACTACCGATACACTTAAGATATATGCGCCAGCTCCAGAGGGTTTTGTAGGGTCTGTAACGGTAACAGCGGTAAACAATGCCTTTAACTCGGCAAATGGCTGTGAGGTGACTAATTTCATAGCGCGAGGCAAGTCATTAACCGAAGTGGTAATAATACCTGATGAGTTGTGCTATCAAGGGTTTAGTGGGAAAAATTCCGTTTTCCTAGAATCCATGCCAGGTTGGAGGAATCACAAATGGTTTGTAGAAAGAGAGGGCGTTTTAACCTACCTGGACCAAAATAAGTCATATACCTATACCCCCCCAGCGGGAAAGGATAGCACATTTGAAGAGACAATCGTTGTAGTATTTGCCTATAACTCCGTCTGCCCCGATACCGTAAGAAGAAAAATTACTTGGAAGGTTCCAAAGGTAGATGTGGAACTTGAAAGTGGTGATTTAATTGCTTGTGCTGGTAACCAGATTGATGTAAAAGCCACAAAATCGCCGGGTACAAATATTACGAAGTGGGAGTGGATTTTATTTAATACCGGCCCAAACCCAAGGGTGGCCATTGATACCATCTTCGAACAAGACCCCGGACCCATAGCTTTTGAGAACAAAGGGACCTATTTTCTGTACATGAAGGCTACAGACGCAGAATTTTGTCCCACGCCTCAGGATCTAGGCTTTAATATCACCATTCGAAATCCTGATATTAATTTTTCTGTAGATAAGGTAGGGTACTGTAAGGGCGAAGAATTAAAATTGACCAACAACACCAATTTCGAGGAAGATTTAGATTACAAATGGTTTATTAATGGAGTTAATTTCTCCAATGACTCAGCTCCATCCTTGGTGTTAACACAGGTGGATACTTTTGATATAAAGTGTATTGGTTTTAACGCCACTTGCGTGGATTCTTTGGAAAGAAAAAACGCTATATCTGTTGACCCCATTCCAAGTTTTGCAATCACTACTGATTCCAATTTCACGAATTGCCCGCCCTTGATAACAGAGTTTTCGGCCGACTTTGTGGAGCCTTATTCTGGCTACATCTATAAATGGGATCTTGGTGTTGGTGGTTCAACTCTAGATACTACCATTGGGTTTTATGACAAGCCTGGAACTTACGATGTTAGTTTGATAGTGACCACACCAAACGGTTGTTCAGATACCATTACCGTTCCAGAAATGATAGAAATTGAGGGGCCTTTTGCCGATTCCATTTCGGTTAGTGACGATGCCTTTTGTGCTAATGACACTTTTCAGCTTACCGTTCACGGTGCTATAAATACACAACTATATAGTTGGAATTTTGGGGATGGGATTTCCCAACAAATTACCCCTCCAGACTCAACTGTTAAGTACGCATACGATAGAGGGTACTCCGATCCTATAACTGTCACATTATTCCTAATAAACGGTACCTGTAAGGTTCCTTACCAAAAGGAGTTAATTGTAGATGAATTAACTGCTTTTATAGAGCCCTTACCAGTAGATACTTTCTGTTCGGTTCCACAAACATTACAGTTCGTGAGTATTTCTCAGGGAGCAAATATTTCTAATGTAGAATGGGATTACGATAAACAAGGCTTTGGTCCGTCGGATACGAAAACCTATACCGATTACGGAACCTTTACCACAACCTTGCGAGTAAGTGATGACGCAACAGGATGTTCGGATATCGACTCCATTCAACTATGGATTTTTGAAAAACCACCTTTAGTTGTGAGTCCAAATGATACCCTTTGCTTCGGGGAAACTGCGGTCTTAAAGGCAACAGGCGCTATGAAATATAGCTGGAATCCGGTATTAGATTTAACTGATGTTTCGGGAAATAAAGATTCAAGTGAAGTTGAGGTTGATCCCCCAACATCAAGAGAATATACAGTTACGGGGATAGACACCCTGACCAAATGTGTTATAGATAAATCGGTTAAGATATTCCGCGATTCTACGTTCATAGATTTTAATCCGGTCTATTCCGACACCTGTCAAAAAGCGACGATAGGTATAAATTACAGTGCAAATCCGCCATACGTAGGAAATACGATCTGGGATATCTCTGGGGAAAATCACGATTTTCAGACGACTAATGCAATAACTGCCTTCAGTGCGGGATCGCCAGACACTATTTATTTTGAATTGTCTGGTTATGATAAACATCCAAGATGTATCCAAACTAAAACAAAAAGTGTGGTGATATACCCCGAACCTGAGGTGTCTATCATTGCTGATACTGTTTTGTGTGATGGAAATAGTATCGTGCTATTTAGTTCGGGTGGAGATACGGTTAGGTGGGATGTAAATCCGCCGATTATGACCTTACCTTCTGCACATAACCCCAATATTACCCCAACCAATACCGCTATTTATACCGTAACGGTAACAGATACCCTTGCCTTTTGTGAAAGCGATACGGCCGTGGAGGTATTCATTGATAAGTCTAAAGCGGATGTGGTGCTTACCAGAATAGATACCTGTGGATCGGGGCGAGTGCAATTTTCCGACTTAGGATCCATTGGTGTTCAGTTTGTAATGGATTGGGGTAATGGTGTGGTCGATAGTTTACCGGGAGGAATTTCCAATGAAATGCTATACAGCAATGTTGGTGTATATAATCAGATGTTTATAGCGAGAGACAATCCATATTTTAAAACACATTGCCAGGATACCCTAAAATGGAGATACGAGGTATATGATTTGCCTGTTGCTATTGCCGAAACGCCAGACCCCATTATTTGTAATTACGATACAATCCAGCTAACAGGTAAAGGTGGGATATTGTATGCGTGGTCACCATCGGAGTCCCTGTCCGATACCTCTGTAGCGAAACCACTTGCCTTCCCTGATTTTAATACCCAGTACCAGTTAATTGTTACGGATGTAAATAATTGCAGGGATACAACCACAGTTGAGGTAGATGTTGTTCCCGAGTTTATAATTGACCCCAAACAACAGAGCGATACCATTAACATCGGTGATTTTATCTTACTCTCCTTTGATGTTGTGGATTCCCTTTCATTGGCGCATTACGATGCGAACATTAATTGGGTAAATACCTATGCTATAGACTGTGCGACCTGCAGAGAGAATAATGCTCAGCCATTAAAAACCTCGGATTATACCATAACGGTTATTGACGAGCCTCATGGATGCTATCCCAAGCAGTTTTCATTCGAGATTTTTGTAAAGGAAGAGTATCAAATGGATATTCCATCTGGGTTTACTCCAAATAACGACGATGTAAATGATAGGATTTTTGTTCGTGGTTTGGGAATCAAGGAGCTGGAGAATTTCACCATCTACAATCGATGGGGAGAGGTAGTATATCAGAGTTCAGATTTAAATGAAGGCTGGGATGGATTTTACAAAGGGAAGGTTCAAAACGATGAGACCTATGTTTACCAAGCAACTGTGAGGTATTACAATGAAACTACGGAATCCAAACGAGGTTATATAACCATTCTTAAGTAG